A single Cyclopterus lumpus isolate fCycLum1 chromosome 1, fCycLum1.pri, whole genome shotgun sequence DNA region contains:
- the synpo2b gene encoding LOW QUALITY PROTEIN: synaptopodin-2 (The sequence of the model RefSeq protein was modified relative to this genomic sequence to represent the inferred CDS: inserted 1 base in 1 codon; deleted 5 bases in 3 codons), which produces MEPEAEDTDNKDNAVPWSGSEGSGELCDDASDEEHPLDPLPAHILKSDLKATPACLQSQDWQSAGEQPSPPELCASEEEVSYQEEDDIYFSESGESITESPRTKLSPTSLSPHSERPNFEPHARQTSRPHSQSSSSSLGRAADMTLALALTTEQPLGASSRQGPGTVNRRVESSEEGGSSEAPPASLFFGISDKAAEQAEKWNSDSDTDLCRPDRQRARSTRLSHKESQSDRQVKETKSKCKRIARLLTDAPNPQNKGALLFKKRRQRVKKYTLVSYGTGEKKLDSEDQIEEETEVRSAGYAFVATSESDLEEEYSVYQQQHHLSLNWGSGREMEAETKGKGVMMFAQRRQLMDKIVSEHEDLRNKGLPLETLREPEFTEAQNVYDTEEMYVHTDQANYMDANPRPHEEYQESIQQMNHLSNVPRPLVSNRTAKPFLGFSISTTAPVTKKQEPRFRVPVPINTHPQVWSPTGEIIASRDERISVPAIKAGILPEGKRRFTNKQSTMLAQRSDNHLQNKGERRSFIEAEERLFGLGAEACNFMQPRTINSRIPLQVAPKPTINPACQPWMSMSPSGEPYIXPRSPVSQPAYSHGGPHNQQYLQYQDWAQTRQRATIGHQIKPPATLQTPANAVRVLSTPLLSFISSQTTNSWSQQPSQPPVSMQARSPKYSPHHPPSPSRNKLEGTQNSVASCPPQAGKSNGYASKASQASSRGRVSVRGTNQAGDGPTMAGKGAALFAKRQSRMEKFVVDDETVQANKTRSPSPNPSLPNSLRYSSIVRAPPPSSYNPLLAPFYPPSAAKQPPSTSPKIKPKSKEKPKAAPKHLNPLDIMKHQPYQLDSSLFKYEAVPEAKSPSPKPTPASKFEATKSLKHRSAPSHSPYNASELVVQSKAEVPAKSPVLVSSQNYSARQSTRSVEPLATDKRLHRKHTIPPTAHHITNKQAPSARPASASSQHSSLVKGIASAFSPASLIARGARQMAPRPKFSAKKPVVTSKQWRPVAALQ; this is translated from the exons ATACCAAGAAGAGGATGACATCTACTTTAGTGAATCAGGAGAGTCCATTACTGAGTCTCCTCGAACCAAACTCTCACCAACATCACTGTCCCCACACTCAGAGCGCCCCAACTTCGAGCCTCATGCCAGACAGACATCACGGCCGCATTCacagtcttcttcttcctctcttggtCGCGCAGCTGACATGACCCTGGCCTTGGCCCTGACCACAGAGCAGCCCCTGGGAGCCAGTAGTAGGCAGGGCCCAGGGACTGTGAACAGGAGGGTTGAATCttcagaggaaggagggagtAGTGAAGCACCTCCTGCTTCTCTCTTCTTTGGAATTTCAGACAAGGCTGCTGAGCAGGCAGAGAAGTGGAACTCGGACTCTGACACAGATCTCTGCAGACCGGACAGGCAGAGGGCAAGGTCCACAC GGCTCAGTCACAAGGAGAGCCAATCAGACAGACAAGTCAAGGAGACCAAGTCCAAATGTAAGCGTATCGCTCGGCTGCTAACGGATGCACCCAACCCTCAAAATAAGGGAGCTTTGCTGTTTAAAAAACGCCGCCAAAGGGTCAAGAAGTATACACTTGTGAGTTACGGGACTGGGGAGAAAAAGCTTGACAGCGAAGACCAAATAGAGGAGGAAACGGAAGTCAGATCAGCTGGTTATGCCTTTGTGGCAACAAGTGAATCTGATTTAGAAGAAGAGTATTCTGTTTATCAACAGCAGCACCATTTAAGTCTGAATTGGGGAAGTGGTAGAGAAATGGAAGCAGAAACAAAAGGTAAGGGTGTTATGATGTTTGCCCAACGCCGCCAACTGATGGATAAAATTGTGTCAGAGCATGAAGACCTGAGGAATAAAGGATTACCTTTGGAGACATTACGAGAACCCGAATTTACAGAAGCACAGAATGTTTATGACACTGAGGAAATGTACGTGCATACTGATCAGGCCAACTACATGGATGCAAATCCTAGGCCGCACGAAGAATACCAAGAAAGTATTCAACAGATGAACCACCTATCCAACGTGCCAAGACCGTTGGTATCAAACAGAACTGCGAAGCCTTTCCTAGGATTTTCCATCAGCACAACTGCTCCAGTGACAAAGAAGCAAGAACCGAGATTCAGAGTACCTGTACCTATTAACACTCACCCGCAAGTTTGGTCCCCCACTGGAGAAATCATAGCCTCAAGAGATGAGCGAATATCTGTGCCAGCAATAAAGGCCGGCATCCTTCCAGAGGGTAAAAGGAGATTCACTAATAAACAGTCAACAATGCTGGCGCAA AGATCAGATAATCATCTTCAAAACAAAGGGGAGAGGAGGTCTTTTATTGAGGCAGAGGAAAGACTTTTT GGTCTAGGTGCTGAAGCTTGTAACTTCATGCAACCCAGAACAATAAACTCAAGAATCCCCCTCCAGGTTGCCCCAAAACCCACCATCAACCCAGCTTGTCAACCTTGGATGAGTATGAGCCCCTCTGGTGAGCCCTATA CACCAAGAAGTCCAGTTTCACAACCCGCTTACAGTCACGGGGGGCCTCATAATCAGCAATACTTACAGTATCAAGATTGGGCTCAAACTCGACAGAGAGCCACCATTGGGCACCAGATCAAACCTCCGGCAACACTTCAAACACCTGCCAATGCCGTTCGGGTCCTGTCGACTCCTCTTCTCAGCTTCATCTCCAGTCAAACAACAAATAGCTGGAGTCAGCAGCCATCACAACCCCCAGTGAGTATGCAGGCCCGCAGTCCTAAATACAGCCCACATCACCCTCCCTCACCCTCAAGGAATAAGTTAGAAGGTACTCAAAACTCTGTTGCCTCTTGCCCACCACAAGCGGGGAAGTCAAACGGTTATGCATCAAAAGCATCACAGGCTTCTTCAAGGGGTCGAGTCTCAGTCAGAGGTACTAATCAGGCTGGTGATGGTCCAACTATGGCGGGAAAAGGTGCAGCGTTGTTTGCCAAAAGACAGTCCCGTATGGAGAAGTTTGTTGTCGATGATGAAACGGTGCAAGCTAACAAAACAAGATCCCCCTCCCCAAACCCATCACTCCCTAACTCCTTGAGATATTCTTCCATCGTTCGTGCTCCACCTCCTTCATCATACAATCCCCTTCTTGCTCCTTTCTATCCTCCATCAGCAGCCAAGCAACCCCCTTCCACAAGCCCCAAAATCAAGCCTAAGAGTAAAGAGAAACCTAAAGCAGCGCCAAAGCACCTCAACCCCTTAGATATTATGAAACATCAGCCTTATCAATTAGACTCTTCACTATTTAAGTATGAGGCAGTACCTGAGGCCAAAAGCCCCAGCCCTAAACCGACTCCAGCATCAAAGTTTGAGGCCACCAAAAGCCTTAAACATAGATCTGCTCCTTCTCATTCTCCTTATAACGCCTCTGAGCTTGTTGTTCAAAGCAAGGCAGAAGTTCCTGCTAAGTCTCCTGTATTGGTAAGTTCCCAAAATTATTCTGCCCGCCAAAGCACGAGATCAGTTGAGCCTCTTGCAACCGATAAGCGCTTGCATAGAAAGCACACTATCCCACCTACAGCCCATCACATAACCAACAAGCAGGCACCAAGTGCCCGACCTGCAAGCGCATCCTCCCAGCATTCTTCT TTGGTGAAAGGCATTGCTTCAGCTTTTTCTCCTGCATCTCTTATTGCTAGAGGCGCACGTCAAATGGCACCTCGCCCGAAGTTTTCTGCTAAGAAGCCAGTGGTGACAAGCAAACAGTGGAGACCTGTTGCTGCGCTTCAGTAG